Within bacterium, the genomic segment GTGCTTGTCCATGTCCGTTCCGTAGACGGACAACCACAAGGGTTGTCCCTACAGCCTAAGGACAGACCCGAATCACGGACACGGCTCACGGATTTTCCGTGTTTCATCTGTGTGCATCTGTGGCTGAGCGGTTACTCTTTTTCTATTATCTCAGCCATTTCGCCTTTGTATGCCCTTACTTTATCCCTCAGGTAGGAGAACTTTACTCCCAGGATTTGAGCCGCTAAGATAGCCGCATTTTTAGCTCCAGCCTGACCAATAGCCACCGTAGCTACCGGCACCCCAGCCGGCATCTGGACGGTAGAATAAAGGGAATCCAGGCCGCCCATAGTCCGTCCCTCAAGAGGAATGCCAATAACAGGCAAGGGGGTAAAAGAAGCTATTACCCCTGCCAGGTGAGCCGCGCCGGAGGCAGCCGCAATAATAACTTCCAGACCTCTCTTTTCAGCTTCCTTAGCATACTGATGGGCCAATTCAGGGGTGCGATGGGCGGAAATAACCCGCATCTC encodes:
- the purE gene encoding 5-(carboxyamino)imidazole ribonucleotide mutase: MNSKSDDPLGGAPNSKLKTDKLLVGIVMGSKSDLPVVEETSKLLDQFEIGHEMRVISAHRTPELAHQYAKEAEKRGLEVIIAAASGAAHLAGVIASFTPLPVIGIPLEGRTMGGLDSLYSTVQMPAGVPVATVAIGQAGAKNAAILAAQILGVKFSYLRDKVRAYKGEMAEIIEKE